In a single window of the Pontibacter russatus genome:
- a CDS encoding gamma carbonic anhydrase family protein: MPVILPVKGVKPQMGRDCYIAENATIVGDVILGNECSVWFNAVIRGDVNSIRIGDKTNIQDGAVIHCTYQKAATTIGSNVSVGHNAIVHGCTVEDNVLIGMGAIVMDNAVVQQNCIVAAGAIVLENTVCEAGYIYAGIPAKKVKQLSPEQVEGLAKTADNYVLYSSWFTGRG, encoded by the coding sequence ATGCCAGTTATACTACCGGTAAAAGGCGTGAAGCCGCAGATGGGGCGCGATTGCTATATAGCCGAGAACGCCACGATTGTGGGCGACGTGATTTTGGGCAATGAGTGCTCGGTGTGGTTCAACGCGGTGATTCGGGGGGATGTGAACAGCATCCGTATCGGCGACAAAACCAACATACAGGATGGCGCCGTGATTCATTGCACTTACCAAAAAGCCGCCACTACCATTGGCAGCAACGTGTCGGTGGGGCACAATGCCATTGTGCATGGCTGCACCGTGGAGGACAATGTGCTGATTGGGATGGGGGCCATCGTGATGGACAATGCGGTGGTGCAGCAAAACTGCATCGTGGCGGCGGGGGCTATTGTGCTGGAAAACACCGTGTGTGAAGCGGGTTATATATATGCGGGCATCCCGGCCAAAAAGGTGAAGCAACTGAGCCCGGAGCAGGTGGAGGGGCTGGCGAAAACAGCAGACAACTACGTGCTGTACAGCAGCTGGTTTACGGGCAGAGGGTAA
- a CDS encoding hemolysin family protein, with the protein MALDILLTIFLVFLNGFFVAAEFAIVKVRSSQIELRAQAGNTMARMAQNMLTHLDAYLSATQLGITLASLGLGWIGESVVSQIVINVMGFFGFGGSEELAHKIALPISFAIITVLHIVFGELAPKSLAIQRSESTALAIAFPLRFFYIIFKPFIWLLNGLANMVLRALGIQAVHGAEVHSAEELRLLFEQSVESGAIQDAHHQLIENVFEFNERMVKQILVPRTKMVAVDVNVSEHELMELIFNEGYSRLPVYNGNIDNIVGILYVKDILSIVRRGEPIVIEQLMRPAYFVPETKKINLLLKQFQRRHMHMAVATDEFGGVSGIVTIEDIIEELVGEIQDEYDEEVPIVEKVGDFDYKVSGSATISDANDFLPYPLPEGEDYETVGGLLNVIYGQIPENLNEVTDFNEYEVRVLEKSERRVEWVLLKVRQEVLQGEEDN; encoded by the coding sequence ATGGCGTTAGACATCCTGTTAACCATATTCCTGGTATTTCTGAACGGTTTCTTTGTTGCGGCTGAGTTTGCCATCGTCAAGGTGCGCTCCTCGCAGATAGAATTGCGTGCGCAGGCAGGCAATACCATGGCCCGGATGGCGCAGAACATGCTCACCCACCTCGACGCCTACCTCTCGGCCACGCAGCTGGGCATCACGCTCGCCTCCCTGGGCCTGGGCTGGATTGGCGAGAGCGTGGTGTCCCAGATTGTGATCAACGTGATGGGGTTCTTTGGTTTTGGGGGAAGCGAGGAGCTGGCGCACAAGATAGCCCTGCCCATATCCTTTGCCATCATCACGGTGCTGCACATCGTGTTCGGCGAGCTAGCCCCGAAGTCGCTGGCCATCCAGCGCTCCGAGTCCACGGCCCTGGCCATCGCCTTTCCGCTCCGGTTCTTTTATATCATTTTCAAGCCGTTTATATGGCTGCTGAACGGTTTGGCCAACATGGTGCTGCGCGCGCTGGGAATCCAGGCAGTGCATGGCGCGGAGGTACACTCGGCCGAGGAGCTCCGGCTCCTGTTTGAGCAAAGCGTGGAGAGCGGCGCCATCCAGGACGCGCACCACCAGCTGATTGAGAACGTGTTCGAGTTTAACGAGCGGATGGTGAAGCAGATACTCGTGCCGCGCACCAAGATGGTGGCCGTGGACGTGAATGTGTCGGAGCACGAGCTGATGGAGCTCATCTTCAATGAGGGCTACTCGCGCCTGCCCGTTTACAACGGCAACATCGACAACATCGTCGGCATCCTGTACGTGAAGGACATCCTGAGCATCGTGCGCCGGGGCGAGCCCATCGTGATTGAGCAGCTCATGCGCCCTGCCTATTTTGTGCCGGAGACCAAGAAAATAAACCTGCTGCTGAAACAGTTCCAGCGCCGCCACATGCACATGGCCGTGGCCACCGACGAGTTCGGCGGCGTGTCGGGCATCGTCACCATCGAGGACATCATCGAGGAACTGGTGGGCGAGATACAGGACGAGTACGACGAGGAAGTGCCCATTGTGGAGAAAGTCGGCGATTTCGACTACAAGGTGAGCGGCTCGGCCACCATCTCCGACGCCAACGATTTCCTGCCCTACCCGCTGCCCGAAGGTGAAGACTACGAAACAGTGGGCGGCCTGCTGAACGTGATATATGGCCAGATACCCGAAAACCTGAACGAGGTGACAGACTTTAACGAGTACGAGGTGCGGGTGCTGGAGAAATCAGAGCGGCGCGTGGAGTGGGTGCTGCTGAAGGTGCGCCAGGAAGTGCTGCAGGGAGAGGAGGACAACTAA
- a CDS encoding hemerythrin domain-containing protein, translating into MKRHESLAPISRQHQEGLLAARLLQHGAPPFKGMPTTPPGKRDHILGLLQRHLKPHFKLEEETVFALSASLSEDLRRQTEELQAEHRQLEALILALPRIAEDLLPDKLHEAGKLLEQHIRKEERVFFEQVQGDMTEQELQQLQEMVALHMH; encoded by the coding sequence ATGAAACGCCATGAAAGCCTTGCCCCTATCTCGCGCCAGCACCAGGAGGGACTGCTGGCCGCCCGGCTGCTGCAACACGGCGCGCCGCCGTTCAAAGGCATGCCCACCACGCCCCCCGGCAAGCGCGACCATATCCTGGGCCTGCTGCAGCGGCACCTGAAGCCGCATTTCAAACTGGAGGAGGAGACTGTTTTCGCGCTGTCCGCCTCCCTTTCAGAGGATCTGCGCCGCCAAACAGAGGAATTGCAGGCGGAGCACCGGCAACTGGAGGCACTGATACTGGCGCTGCCCCGAATCGCTGAAGACCTGCTGCCCGACAAGCTGCACGAGGCGGGGAAACTCCTGGAGCAGCACATCCGGAAAGAAGAGCGTGTATTTTTTGAGCAGGTGCAGGGCGATATGACAGAGCAGGAGCTACAGCAGTTGCAGGAAATGGTGGCCCTGCACATGCATTGA